The following are encoded in a window of Doryrhamphus excisus isolate RoL2022-K1 chromosome 16, RoL_Dexc_1.0, whole genome shotgun sequence genomic DNA:
- the LOC131104361 gene encoding uncharacterized protein LOC131104361 isoform X2 codes for MQLSILTKVKKGELSIDDALKEARKDRPHPTGPQGAPQQEQLPSHCNFSVHKHGRYRWKKRVLQFDVNNQMLCTIEKGLIKRQLPFAIINGCDDNMGSRFSISFKGHHDYELEAMSVHDKNKIMQLVNQIIYRNIYSHPEGGAVGAAQQPPPSPSLREGVLLLHRGGLASFRWVKYEVHLHHGQMTLVPFSQRGPGEATSRTPVNVVIHLSDGDTSVKKPHGADAFVLATRKNQYHFRVPPSCQSDPGGAQSERDAWVQAIDKLCREWRRRSMHGGGGCPIGGSQSLRHLSIAEDAGEDAEEDSNEDANGSEAESDSEDPNRPDPAALPPAGTLPEPPSREAASPGEPVPTPKRIPPPPPLPLKFMIGPRKFRTKAFHWDPVGPQKIAKSFWGKERHRRIEVDTTRLDHQFAVNEPGSLAPPEPSSTQHIMLNQKIAHNFNIFIKSFAVKPTELKDKLLVVNQEDGGLSEEHITSLRRYVPTQEDVEMYEAYKGAVSELHIVDQYMMEMCAIPDLSPRLDLLLTLRELPTSMADLEPLIGQQTRMCAQLHACASLELVMHFLLAVGNHLNRNAGREKARGFRLSSLTKLSRLHGRERSFTLLHALAEQILLHRPALANFTDQLTQFESVPGASVKGLTAEVDVLKDELQKVVRYAKSSEKKKLAADQANFYRDLKAAVDKYQTDLLTLTKSCEAMKKLYAAILVKFGEASDQDSQELFGFICQFIHDFKRARADVMWTSGPSGPSGTPQ; via the exons ATGCAGCTGAGCATCCTGACCAAGGTGAAGAAAGGAGAGCTGTCCATCGACGACGCTCTGAAGGAGGCCCGCAAGGACCGCCCGCATCCCACGGGCCCCCAGGGGGCCCCCCAGCAG GAGCAGCTTCCCTCGCACTGCAACTTCAGCGTCCACAAGCACGGACGCTACAGGTGGAAGAAGAGAGTTCTTCAG TTTGACGTCAACAACCAAATGCTGTGCACCATCGAGAAAGGCCTCATCAAGCGCCAACTTCCCTTCGCCATCATCAACGGCTGCGACGACAACATGGGCTCCCGCTTCTCCATCTCCTTCAAAGGTCACCACGACTACGAGCTGGAGGCCATGTCCGTGCACGACAAGAACAAG ATCATGCAGCTCGTCAACCAGATCATTTACCGCAACATCTACAGCCATCCTGAAGGGGGCGCCGTGGGGGCGGCCCAGCagcctccaccctcaccaagCCTCCGTGAAGGTGTCCTCCTGTTGCACCGAGGCGGACTGGCGTCATTCCGATGGGTCAA GTATGAGGTCCACCTGCACCACGGCCAGATGACCCTGGTGCCCTTCAGTCAACGAGGTCCCGGCGAGGCAACGTCCCGGACGCCCGTGAACGTTGTGATCCATCTGTCGGATGGCGACACCAGCGTCAAAAAGCCTCACGGCGCCGACGCCTTCGTCCTCGCCACACGCAAAAACCAATACCA TTTCAGAGTACCGCCGTCATGCCAGTCCGATCCTGGCGGTGCACAATCCGAGCGGGACGCGTGGGTCCAGGCCATCGACAAGCTGTGTCGGGAATGGAGAAGGAGGTCAAtgcatggagggggggggtgcccCATCGGGGGCAGCCAGAGCCTGCGACATCTTAGCATCGCGGAAGACGCAGGGGAGGATGCGGAAGAGGACTCCAACGAGGACGCCAACGGCTCCGAAGCCGAGTCTGATTCTGAAGACCCCAACCGCCCGGACCCCGCTGCCCTCCCACCCGCTGGCACCCTCCCCGAGCCCCCGAGCCGTGAAGCAGCCTCGCCAGGTGAGCCGGTTCCGACCCCCAAGAGAATCCCACCCCCTCCGCCTTTACCCCTCAAGTTCATGATCGGCCCGAGAAAGTTCCGCACCAAGGCCTTCCATTGGGACCCAGTCGGCCCCCAGAAG ATTGCAAAGTCCTTCTGGGGGAAAGAACGCCACCGGAGGATCGAAGTGGACACCACGCGGTTGGACCACCAGTTTGCCGTGAACGAGCCGGGGTCCTTAGCGCCGCCCGAGCCCAGCAGCACGCAACACATCATGCTCAACCAGAAGATTGCACACAACTTCA ACATTTTCATCAAAAGTTTTGCGGTGAAGCCAACAGAGCTGAAGGACAAACTATTGGTGGTCAACCAGGAGGACGGGGGCCTGTCCGAGGAGCACATCACCTCCTTGAGGAG GTACGTTCCCACCCAGGAGGACGTGGAGATGTACGAGGCCTACAAAGGAGCCGTGAGCGAGCTGCACATCGTGGACCAGTACATGATGGAG ATGTGCGCCATCCCCGACCTGAGCCCCCGGCTGGACCTCCTGCTGACCCTCAGAGAGCTTCCCACCAGCATGGCCGACCTGGAGCCG CTGATTGGCCAGCAGACACGAATGTGCGCCCAGCTGCACGCCTGCGCCTCCCTGGAGTTGGTCATGCACTTCCTGTTGGCCGTCGGGAATCACCTCAACCGGAACGCCGGAAGGGAAAAGGCCCGGGGATTCCGACTCTCCTCCTTGACCAAA CTGTCGCGGCTGCACGGGCGAGAGCGCTCCTTCACGTTGCTCCACGCCCTGGCGGAGCAGATCCTGCTTCACCGGCCGGCCTTGGCCAACTTCACCGACCAGCTGACCCAATTTGAGTCGGTCCCCGGAG CGTCGGTCAAAGGCCTGACTGCAGAGGTGGATG TGCTGAAGGACGAGCTGCAGAAGGTCGTCCGCTACGCAAAAagctcagagaagaagaagcTAGCAGCTGACCAGGCAAACTTCTACCGAGACCTCAAG GCGGCCGTGGACAAATACCAGACGGATCTCTTGACCTTGACAAAGTCTTGCGAGGCCATGAAGAAGCTCTACGCCGCCATCCTG GTGAAGTTCGGCGAGGCGTCTGACCAAGACTCCCAGGAGCTCTTTGGCTTCATCTGCCAGTTCATCCACGACTTCAAGAGGGCGCGAGCTGACGTCATGTGGACCAGCGGACCCAGCGGACCCAGCGGCACCCCCCAGTGA